A stretch of the Balneolales bacterium ANBcel1 genome encodes the following:
- a CDS encoding flagellin: protein MSSFGDLNRVNTNIQSLIAQLSLNRINRSLAINQLQLSTGMRINRAEDNAAGYSIATKLNSRVAGLGQALQNVGDAKSVLDIAESSFDTIMDNLIEMKALATQASNDTLGSTERDYLGKQIAALGQDINDIANQTVFQDFDLLNGQAGLTGASAFSGSLTLTFQVGERASDTITTNISAVNVNQLFNTSSITSGNISVSTGGAPGQQGSLVFGNGATGATSADFRSFLSVIDGAIDSMARRVNQVGITQSSLSIREVTLSRGISANRSAVSRIMDTDFARAQSESIRLQILQQTAIAALAQANMGPQSVLGFLR from the coding sequence ATGTCAAGCTTTGGTGACCTTAACCGGGTGAATACCAATATTCAGTCGTTGATCGCCCAGCTTTCGCTGAACCGCATCAACCGCAGTCTGGCGATCAATCAGCTCCAGCTGTCAACCGGCATGCGCATTAACCGGGCGGAAGACAACGCCGCCGGCTACTCCATCGCCACCAAATTGAACAGTCGTGTCGCGGGACTTGGCCAGGCCCTGCAGAACGTCGGCGATGCAAAGTCTGTGCTGGACATTGCCGAATCCAGTTTCGACACGATCATGGACAACCTGATCGAAATGAAAGCCCTGGCAACCCAGGCCTCGAACGATACCCTGGGCAGCACCGAACGGGACTATCTCGGCAAACAGATTGCCGCTCTGGGCCAGGATATCAATGACATCGCCAACCAGACGGTATTTCAGGATTTCGACCTGCTCAACGGACAGGCGGGACTTACCGGTGCCAGTGCGTTTTCGGGATCACTCACATTGACCTTCCAGGTAGGTGAACGGGCTTCCGATACCATCACAACCAACATCAGCGCGGTCAACGTCAATCAGCTGTTTAATACCTCCAGCATCACGTCGGGCAACATTTCGGTGTCCACGGGCGGCGCTCCCGGTCAGCAGGGGTCCCTGGTCTTCGGCAACGGAGCCACCGGGGCAACCTCAGCGGATTTTCGTTCGTTTCTCTCCGTTATTGACGGAGCCATCGACAGCATGGCACGGCGCGTCAACCAGGTGGGCATCACACAATCGTCCCTGAGTATCCGGGAGGTCACCCTGTCGCGCGGCATCAGTGCCAACCGGTCGGCGGTGAGTCGAATCATGGATACCGACTTTGCCAGGGCGCAAAGCGAATCGATCCGACTACAAATTCTGCAACAAACAGCTATCGCCGCCCTTGCACAGGCAAATATGGGTCCGCAGTCCGTGCTCGGTTTTCTCCGATAA
- a CDS encoding carbon-nitrogen hydrolase family protein: MDSFLIAALQMNSQPDAGMNLARAERMVEEAVEKKARCVLLPENFAFLGDDTEKHRQAESIERRVMQEVPQWAARHRIYVMAGGFPARADSGKVYNRSVMFGPDGALLAQYDKIHLFDISLSVEESYRESELVEAGRIAPVVCHTSLGERKSSPYGGARFGLSICYDVRFPELYRELAGQHADVLCVPSAFTRPTGEAHWEVLLRARAIENTAYVAAPAQTGLHGESRTTHGHSMIIDPWGNILADAGTDTGVIMAAIDLNLIRETRKKLPSLQHRKL; the protein is encoded by the coding sequence ATGGATTCCTTCCTTATCGCCGCACTCCAGATGAACAGTCAGCCGGATGCCGGCATGAACCTGGCCCGGGCCGAACGGATGGTTGAAGAAGCCGTCGAAAAAAAGGCCCGTTGTGTGCTTTTACCCGAGAATTTCGCTTTTCTGGGAGACGATACGGAGAAACACCGGCAGGCGGAATCGATTGAGCGCCGGGTTATGCAGGAAGTGCCGCAATGGGCGGCGCGCCACCGGATATATGTGATGGCGGGTGGATTTCCGGCACGGGCCGATTCCGGAAAAGTGTACAACCGCTCGGTGATGTTCGGGCCGGATGGCGCCCTGCTGGCCCAATACGACAAAATTCACCTTTTCGACATTTCGTTGTCGGTGGAAGAGAGCTACCGGGAGTCGGAGCTGGTTGAAGCCGGACGGATTGCTCCGGTGGTCTGCCATACCAGCCTTGGTGAAAGGAAATCGTCGCCATACGGTGGAGCGCGCTTCGGCCTGTCCATCTGCTATGATGTCCGGTTTCCCGAGCTATACCGGGAGCTTGCCGGTCAACATGCCGACGTATTATGTGTCCCATCGGCGTTCACGCGGCCAACCGGAGAGGCCCACTGGGAGGTGCTGTTAAGAGCCCGGGCGATTGAGAACACGGCCTATGTGGCGGCTCCTGCGCAGACCGGGCTGCATGGAGAATCCCGCACGACCCATGGCCATTCCATGATCATCGACCCGTGGGGTAATATCCTGGCGGATGCCGGCACCGACACAGGCGTTATCATGGCGGCCATTGACCTGAACCTGATTCGCGAGACCAGAAAAAAGCTGCCTTCCCTGCAGCACCGCAAGCT
- a CDS encoding PAS domain-containing protein, which produces MSQAARYRPQPVDHEREFRIDELFFSLTDSKGKITFANEVFTRLSGWKENELVGSPHNIIRHPDMPRAVFYLMWEYLKAGKSFVGYVKNMAKDGAYYWVIALVFPCSGGYFSIRLKPGSKNFAYIRKLYLRMLSEEREYAEQKDDKRGMMSAVDLFSRQLKQDGFENYETFMWKALEDEMRFREEGLKRQNFSRKNREDAVPEKILLFESHLTGLFEQLKSLKELHGKLTEHSQYILKLSRTIRLLSLNAQVGSSRMDGDGASLSAVAGQMGEQSMGGERMLADMQKHITSLSKLLDKMNFDIITAKLQVEMSTVFMNEVHSNGEDSYRSDIPVSGVLKNLQKAFAPRLLLVADEVGRIPSSLRDLRTRVYEIERFLYVLRFIHSAGKIEVARLQDATSFANTFAELIREVNTADDKLKELTGYVERNQQMNNTFLESERVLSAAKEFTDRYAKESDSETDQQETDRKGAVPVKSDDSGYREEGHEGNETPPADQEELVALEEDPDDF; this is translated from the coding sequence ATGTCACAAGCTGCCAGGTACCGTCCACAACCGGTCGATCACGAACGGGAATTTCGAATTGATGAACTGTTTTTCTCACTTACCGACTCGAAAGGGAAGATCACCTTTGCCAATGAGGTGTTCACCAGGCTGAGCGGATGGAAAGAGAATGAGTTGGTAGGGAGTCCGCATAATATAATCCGCCATCCTGACATGCCGAGGGCGGTTTTCTACCTGATGTGGGAATACCTCAAAGCCGGGAAATCGTTTGTGGGGTATGTGAAAAACATGGCAAAAGATGGGGCCTATTATTGGGTCATCGCCCTGGTGTTTCCCTGTTCGGGCGGGTACTTTTCAATACGGCTGAAACCGGGCAGCAAGAACTTTGCATACATCCGCAAGCTGTATCTTCGCATGCTATCCGAGGAGAGGGAATACGCGGAACAAAAAGATGACAAACGGGGGATGATGTCGGCCGTCGATCTCTTCTCAAGGCAACTGAAACAGGACGGTTTTGAAAATTACGAAACTTTCATGTGGAAGGCGCTGGAGGATGAAATGCGCTTTCGCGAAGAAGGGCTGAAACGGCAGAACTTCAGCAGAAAAAACCGTGAGGATGCCGTTCCCGAAAAAATCCTGCTCTTTGAATCTCATTTGACCGGGTTGTTTGAGCAGCTCAAGTCATTGAAAGAATTGCATGGCAAACTGACAGAGCATTCTCAATACATCCTGAAACTTTCGAGAACCATCCGGCTGCTCTCCCTGAACGCACAGGTGGGCTCGTCCCGGATGGATGGCGACGGAGCTTCCCTTTCGGCGGTAGCCGGACAGATGGGCGAACAGTCGATGGGTGGTGAGCGCATGCTTGCTGATATGCAGAAACATATCACCTCGCTCAGCAAGTTGCTGGACAAGATGAATTTTGATATCATCACCGCCAAACTACAGGTGGAAATGTCGACCGTCTTCATGAATGAAGTGCACTCAAACGGTGAGGACAGCTACCGGTCGGACATCCCCGTTTCCGGGGTGTTGAAGAATCTTCAGAAAGCGTTTGCTCCCAGACTGCTGCTTGTTGCGGATGAAGTCGGCCGCATCCCCTCTTCACTACGGGACCTGAGAACGCGGGTTTACGAGATTGAACGTTTTCTGTATGTGCTGCGCTTTATCCATAGTGCAGGAAAAATCGAGGTGGCGCGATTGCAGGACGCCACATCGTTTGCCAACACTTTTGCCGAACTGATTCGGGAGGTAAACACGGCCGATGACAAACTGAAAGAACTGACCGGCTATGTAGAGAGAAATCAACAGATGAACAATACGTTTCTGGAGAGCGAACGAGTGCTGTCGGCAGCCAAGGAATTTACAGATCGGTATGCAAAAGAATCGGACAGTGAAACCGATCAACAGGAAACGGACCGCAAGGGTGCAGTACCGGTAAAATCCGATGATTCGGGTTACCGTGAAGAGGGGCACGAAGGCAATGAAACCCCGCCGGCAGATCAGGAAGAGCTGGTCGCCCTGGAAGAGGACCCGGATGATTTTTAA
- a CDS encoding DUF418 domain-containing protein, with protein sequence MSKLAPTTATDRIVELDILRGFALFGIVMVNVQFMGLPFYKVLTDLHPFSDPASIAGRTLITIFFEGKFITLFSFLFGLGFWIFASRARDKGYKAGPLFLRRIFILAIIGAAHAVLFWAGDILLPYAVLGLFLMLFLNRSTKTVKVWMILFPVFQILLMLLLVLLLQIGLSIPEARDAILADFDETRQQMEQMALSANQIYSSSNWIAMIPIRLQELGFAYQGFIFSGMGIFYLMGLFLAGMLAGRNGWFSNLEQKLPKIRKRLPWLLLLGIACAIAKYWLFQQTDLMLPDWSSAGYMIFAIIGSPLLIAAYASLLILGYYRWKDAAFWNYITAAGRMSLTVYLTQTLILTTIFYGYGLGLYGSVPVPGMLLMALGVYALQLVAARWWMQHFYMGPFEWLWRAATYGSASRFRKREE encoded by the coding sequence ATGAGCAAGCTTGCCCCCACCACCGCCACTGACCGTATTGTCGAGCTCGACATTCTGCGCGGTTTCGCCCTGTTCGGTATTGTTATGGTTAATGTGCAATTTATGGGACTCCCCTTTTACAAGGTGCTCACAGACCTCCACCCATTTTCCGACCCCGCCAGTATTGCGGGCCGAACCCTGATCACCATCTTTTTCGAGGGGAAGTTTATCACCCTTTTTTCCTTCCTGTTCGGACTCGGATTCTGGATTTTTGCCTCTCGCGCTCGTGACAAAGGATATAAAGCCGGACCGCTGTTCCTCCGACGCATATTCATCCTGGCCATCATCGGTGCTGCCCACGCCGTTCTGTTCTGGGCAGGAGATATCCTGCTGCCATACGCGGTGCTGGGTCTGTTCCTCATGCTGTTCCTCAACCGGAGCACAAAGACAGTCAAAGTGTGGATGATTCTCTTCCCCGTTTTCCAAATCCTGCTGATGCTCCTGCTGGTGCTGTTATTGCAGATTGGGCTCAGCATCCCCGAAGCAAGGGATGCGATTCTGGCCGATTTCGATGAGACCCGGCAACAAATGGAGCAGATGGCTCTTTCGGCGAACCAGATCTACAGCTCATCCAACTGGATTGCCATGATCCCAATCAGACTTCAGGAGCTGGGTTTTGCCTATCAGGGTTTTATCTTCAGCGGCATGGGCATTTTTTACCTGATGGGCCTGTTTCTGGCCGGAATGCTTGCCGGACGTAACGGATGGTTCTCCAATCTGGAACAAAAGCTCCCTAAAATCCGCAAACGCCTCCCCTGGCTGCTGCTTCTCGGCATCGCATGTGCGATTGCCAAATACTGGCTGTTTCAACAGACCGACCTCATGCTTCCCGATTGGAGCTCTGCCGGCTACATGATTTTTGCCATCATCGGCTCGCCTCTGCTGATCGCAGCGTACGCATCCCTGTTGATTCTCGGCTATTACCGATGGAAAGATGCCGCTTTCTGGAATTACATCACAGCTGCGGGCCGCATGTCACTCACCGTTTACCTTACCCAGACCCTGATTTTGACCACCATATTTTACGGATATGGCCTCGGCCTGTACGGCAGCGTTCCGGTACCGGGCATGCTGCTCATGGCGCTGGGCGTTTATGCATTGCAGCTGGTGGCCGCCCGCTGGTGGATGCAGCATTTTTACATGGGACCTTTCGAGTGGCTGTGGCGCGCCGCCACGTATGGATCGGCCAGCCGATTTCGAAAACGGGAAGAATGA